The stretch of DNA CCAGGTTTACGGCAAGGTCAGCCCAAACCAATTGCCGGTGCGAGAAGAAACTCCCTTCCGCCCTGAGAATCCGTATGGCGTGAGCAAGGTGGCCCAGGATATGCTGGCCCTACAATATCACGTGAGCCACGGGGTGGATGTGCTGCGCGTGCGCGCTTTTAACCACATCGGGCCGCGCCAAAATCCCCACTTTGTTTCCTCCTCCTTTGCCAAACAAATCGCCGAGATAGAGGCGGGACTGGCCAAGCCGGTGATGCGCGTGGGCAACCTGGAAGCGCAGCGAGACTTCACCGATGTAGTGGACGTGATGCAAGCTTATGCCCTGCTGGTTGAGCGCGGCGAGCCGGGCGAGGCTTATAACGTGGGCACGGGGCAGGCTCATTCCATTCAATACCTGCTGGACGTGCTGCTTGGCTACAGCAATGTAAAAATAAAGGTTGAGCAAGACCCCAAAAGAATGCGCCCTTCCGACGTACCGGTGTTGTATGCCGACAACGGCAAGTTACGCGCCGCCACCGGCTGGGAACCGACCTATACCTTTGAGGA from Anaerolineae bacterium encodes:
- a CDS encoding GDP-mannose 4,6-dehydratase is translated as MRALITGITGFAGGHLAQTLLDRREKVYGVDIRPTQGLPYLSPKIKSFTADLSDPTLVANLLHDIQPEAIYHLAGQPFVPTSWQDPWGTIENNIRPQLNILQAITQQRLNTRLLIVASNQVYGKVSPNQLPVREETPFRPENPYGVSKVAQDMLALQYHVSHGVDVLRVRAFNHIGPRQNPHFVSSSFAKQIAEIEAGLAKPVMRVGNLEAQRDFTDVVDVMQAYALLVERGEPGEAYNVGTGQAHSIQYLLDVLLGYSNVKIKVEQDPKRMRPSDVPVLYADNGKLRAATGWEPTYTFEESLRRVLDYWRAEVGPGR